The following coding sequences are from one Paenibacillus tundrae window:
- the pssA gene encoding CDP-diacylglycerol--serine O-phosphatidyltransferase, whose product MLTRFIPNLFTLGNLFLGMMAILLAIEGNYSLAAIMVIVAMLLDGLDGRVARALNAQSEFGKELDSLSDMVSFGAAPALIVFMVSFQDASPVLAWIATTSFPICGAIRLARFNVRPGIPGYFTGLPIPAAGGVLATLSLFNKDIGPISMIIATLLLSYLMVSSLKYPNFKKVGLPRKAIWIAPWVVAFAVAVAIIFPEQLSKLIFIPLVLYALYGMKHNLRTAASRSRAKKRREEKSSRSDR is encoded by the coding sequence ATGTTAACCAGATTCATTCCGAATCTCTTTACCTTAGGTAATCTGTTTCTTGGAATGATGGCAATATTACTTGCAATTGAGGGGAACTACAGTTTAGCAGCGATTATGGTTATTGTTGCGATGTTACTGGATGGTCTGGACGGACGGGTGGCACGAGCATTGAATGCCCAGAGTGAATTTGGCAAGGAGCTGGACTCTCTGTCGGATATGGTATCGTTTGGTGCCGCTCCAGCGCTGATTGTGTTTATGGTTTCATTTCAAGATGCTTCACCAGTATTAGCTTGGATTGCAACGACGAGCTTCCCCATCTGTGGTGCAATTCGCTTGGCTAGATTTAATGTACGCCCGGGGATTCCGGGATACTTTACGGGTCTGCCGATTCCAGCAGCAGGTGGGGTGCTGGCGACACTCTCCTTGTTTAACAAAGATATCGGTCCAATCAGTATGATCATCGCCACATTGTTGTTGTCTTATCTGATGGTGAGTTCACTCAAATACCCCAACTTCAAAAAGGTTGGTCTGCCCCGTAAAGCGATCTGGATTGCTCCATGGGTGGTTGCCTTTGCGGTAGCCGTAGCGATTATTTTCCCAGAACAGTTATCCAAATTAATCTTTATACCACTTGTGCTATATGCCTTATACGGAATGAAGCACAATTTACGGACAGCAGCCTCGCGTAGCCGAGCTAAGAAACGTAGAGAAGAGAAGTCTTCCCGTTCCGATCGGTAA
- the ispD gene encoding 2-C-methyl-D-erythritol 4-phosphate cytidylyltransferase, with protein sequence MDKGWGVVVVAAGRGTRMGTTESKQFLLLQDKPVFIHTLEVFAALDEMREIVLVTGAGDVERCLNWVKEYHLESRVRVIPGGKERQHSVHEGLKALGTDWVLVHDGVRPFINREQINACMTTVMSGGGAVLAVPVKDTIKQVNAEGVVTATPDRSSLWSIQTPQAFRLSALLLAYESAEKDGFLGTDDAMLAERQGITVKVVEGSYTNIKLTTPEDLQYAAFLLRGER encoded by the coding sequence ATGGATAAAGGGTGGGGCGTTGTCGTTGTGGCGGCAGGTCGGGGAACCCGGATGGGTACAACCGAGAGTAAGCAGTTCCTGCTGTTGCAGGACAAGCCCGTTTTCATACATACGCTTGAAGTGTTTGCGGCTCTGGACGAGATGCGCGAGATCGTGCTGGTGACCGGAGCTGGAGATGTTGAACGCTGCCTGAATTGGGTAAAAGAATACCATCTGGAATCACGAGTTCGTGTCATCCCCGGCGGGAAAGAGAGACAGCATTCGGTCCATGAAGGCCTCAAGGCCCTAGGAACGGATTGGGTCCTCGTTCACGACGGGGTACGTCCTTTTATTAACCGTGAGCAGATCAACGCTTGCATGACAACTGTAATGTCTGGCGGGGGTGCTGTTCTGGCGGTTCCTGTTAAGGATACGATCAAACAAGTGAATGCGGAAGGTGTCGTTACGGCGACGCCAGACCGCAGCAGTCTGTGGAGCATTCAAACCCCGCAGGCTTTTCGTCTTTCTGCATTGTTGCTTGCATATGAGTCGGCAGAGAAGGATGGCTTTCTAGGAACAGATGATGCGATGCTGGCAGAACGCCAGGGCATAACAGTCAAGGTTGTGGAAGGCAGTTATACGAACATTAAGTTAACGACGCCGGAAGATTTACAGTATGCCGCGTTTTTGCTGAGGGGAGAGAGATAG
- the disA gene encoding DNA integrity scanning diadenylate cyclase DisA, translated as MKDSSQLDNMNELLRLIAPGTPFREGLENVLRAKTGALLVVGYSPEVMEVVDGGFSINCDFSPNYLYELAKMDGAIILSEDLKRILYANTQLIPDSSISSSETGIRHRTAERVAKQTGKLVVSISQRRNIITLYQGTLRYSLKEIGVILTKANQAIQTLEKYKAVLTQSLTNLSASEFEEQVTIPEVVNVIQRTEMVMRIKTEIKRYIHELGNEGRLISMQMEELVGTTEEEAWLLYKDYARDDSDDKIREIIVGLKRLSDDELLDAHHIVRLLGYPSSAATSEDSVAPRGFRVLNKIPRLPNVIIHNLVDQFEQLPQVIMATIEELDEVDGIGEVRARTIKEGLKRLQEQMFIDRQM; from the coding sequence ATGAAAGATTCGAGCCAACTGGATAATATGAATGAGTTGTTAAGGTTGATCGCACCAGGTACACCTTTCCGCGAAGGTCTGGAGAACGTGCTGCGCGCCAAAACGGGGGCACTGCTTGTTGTAGGATACAGCCCTGAAGTGATGGAAGTGGTTGACGGGGGATTTTCAATTAATTGTGATTTCTCTCCGAACTACCTGTATGAACTTGCAAAAATGGATGGTGCCATCATTCTCAGTGAGGATCTGAAACGAATTTTATATGCGAATACTCAATTGATTCCAGATTCGTCCATATCTTCTTCAGAAACAGGGATTCGTCACCGTACAGCGGAGCGCGTAGCGAAGCAAACAGGCAAATTGGTGGTTTCCATCTCCCAACGTCGGAATATTATTACCCTTTATCAGGGAACACTCAGATATTCACTGAAAGAGATCGGTGTAATCTTGACCAAGGCCAATCAGGCTATTCAAACGTTGGAGAAATATAAAGCCGTTTTGACGCAGTCTCTAACCAACCTCAGTGCTTCGGAATTTGAAGAACAGGTAACCATTCCTGAAGTCGTGAATGTTATTCAGCGGACGGAAATGGTGATGCGGATCAAAACGGAAATTAAACGATATATTCATGAATTAGGCAACGAAGGAAGACTGATCTCCATGCAAATGGAAGAGCTGGTGGGTACAACGGAAGAAGAGGCATGGTTGCTCTACAAAGACTATGCACGCGACGATAGTGATGACAAGATTCGCGAAATTATTGTGGGTTTGAAGAGATTGTCGGATGATGAACTGCTTGATGCACATCATATTGTACGTTTGCTCGGATATCCTTCATCAGCAGCGACGTCTGAGGACTCGGTTGCGCCACGTGGATTCCGGGTATTAAATAAGATACCCCGTCTGCCCAATGTCATCATTCATAACCTGGTGGATCAATTTGAACAGTTGCCTCAAGTTATTATGGCAACCATTGAAGAGTTGGACGAAGTGGATGGAATCGGTGAAGTGCGTGCTCGCACAATCAAGGAAGGTCTGAAGCGACTTCAGGAGCAAATGTTTATCGACAGACAGATGTAA
- the radA gene encoding DNA repair protein RadA: MAKVKTKFQCTECGYEAPKWYGKCPGCQSWNSMIEETETVVKTQGRNSPLFDSKDKPLPIIDIDSGQEPRVQTGIGELNRVLGGGIVPGSLVLVGGDPGIGKSTLMLQTSHALTHSGLRVLYVSGEESVKQTKLRADRLGALSPELYVLCETNMERVEEAVEQIQPHFLVIDSIQTVYLPEVTSAPGSVAQVRECTSRFMRIAKGRGIATVLVGHVTKEGAIAGPRMLEHMVDCVLYFEGERHHTYRLLRAVKNRFGSTNEIGIFEMGEDGLREVGNPSELFLSERPLGVAGSTVVASMEGTRPLLVELQALISATHFPSPRRMATGIDHHRLNLIIAVLEKRMGMFLQTQDAYLNVAGGVRLDEPAVDLAVAISIASSLRDVPTKPDDVIFGEIGLTGEVRAVSRAEQRVKEAEKLGFKRVILPEKSLKGWKHPRGIQLIGVNTVADALAVALD, encoded by the coding sequence GTGGCCAAAGTAAAAACCAAGTTTCAATGTACGGAATGCGGCTATGAAGCCCCCAAATGGTATGGTAAGTGTCCAGGTTGTCAGTCATGGAATTCAATGATAGAAGAAACTGAAACGGTGGTCAAAACACAAGGGAGGAATTCTCCCCTATTTGACAGTAAAGATAAACCGCTTCCTATCATAGATATAGATAGCGGTCAGGAGCCGCGAGTGCAGACTGGAATCGGAGAACTGAACCGTGTATTGGGTGGCGGGATCGTTCCAGGTTCTCTCGTTCTGGTGGGCGGAGACCCGGGTATCGGAAAATCAACATTGATGTTGCAGACGTCTCATGCGTTGACACATTCAGGTTTACGTGTGTTATATGTATCGGGCGAGGAATCGGTAAAACAAACCAAATTAAGAGCAGATCGTCTTGGCGCACTCTCTCCTGAACTGTATGTGCTGTGTGAAACCAATATGGAACGTGTTGAGGAAGCGGTGGAGCAGATCCAGCCGCATTTTCTTGTCATCGACTCGATTCAGACAGTATATTTGCCCGAAGTTACCAGTGCGCCGGGAAGTGTAGCCCAGGTAAGGGAATGTACATCAAGGTTCATGCGAATTGCCAAAGGTCGAGGCATTGCAACGGTTCTCGTAGGGCATGTTACCAAGGAAGGTGCCATTGCTGGGCCACGTATGCTAGAACATATGGTGGATTGTGTGCTCTATTTCGAAGGGGAGCGTCACCATACGTATCGTCTATTGCGGGCAGTGAAGAATCGTTTTGGTTCCACGAACGAGATCGGTATTTTTGAAATGGGTGAAGATGGACTGCGTGAAGTCGGTAATCCATCAGAGCTCTTTCTGTCGGAACGTCCACTCGGCGTAGCTGGATCTACGGTGGTAGCGAGTATGGAAGGAACACGCCCCTTACTCGTGGAGCTACAGGCATTGATCTCTGCCACTCATTTCCCTTCTCCGCGTCGTATGGCGACAGGCATAGATCACCACCGGTTAAACTTGATCATCGCTGTATTGGAGAAACGGATGGGGATGTTTCTACAAACCCAGGATGCCTATCTTAATGTAGCGGGGGGCGTACGCCTAGATGAACCCGCTGTGGATTTGGCAGTTGCAATCAGCATCGCTTCTAGTCTAAGAGATGTACCAACCAAACCAGACGATGTCATATTTGGCGAAATTGGTTTGACGGGTGAAGTTCGAGCTGTATCACGAGCCGAGCAACGTGTGAAGGAAGCCGAGAAGCTTGGCTTCAAACGAGTCATTTTACCAGAAAAAAGCTTAAAGGGCTGGAAACATCCTCGCGGGATACAACTGATCGGTGTAAATACCGTGGCAGATGCACTAGCGGTCGCTTTAGATTAG
- a CDS encoding PIN/TRAM domain-containing protein has protein sequence MWKKGILTFTGLCGAWFGYTAYHLAGKSIPWMAEWIQSAGLLGAGVSTALGAVLFMAACNLGGTLIADRLHNGINALAKVPMNELAAGAVGTVTGLLVALLLYPCLTWLGTAGEVLQVALTVVSAYSGYMLALAKKDDLAAFWMSGRWGHPEADEGRRLEEHKILDTSVIIDGRIADICKTGFIEGTIVIPEFVLEELQHIADSSDLLKRNRGRRGLDILNKIQKELDVKVLIYEGDFEEISEVDSKLVKLAKVLQGKVVTNDFNLNKVCELQGVSVLNINDLANAVKPVVLPGEEIMVQIIKDGKEHGQGVAYLDDGTMIVVEGGREYIGMMMEVLVTSVLQTSAGRMIFAKPKLLEKAQ, from the coding sequence ATGTGGAAAAAAGGCATTTTAACTTTTACAGGATTGTGCGGAGCATGGTTCGGCTATACAGCATATCATCTGGCAGGGAAATCCATCCCTTGGATGGCAGAATGGATTCAATCCGCAGGGCTCTTGGGAGCCGGGGTATCCACTGCGCTGGGAGCCGTATTATTTATGGCTGCATGCAATCTAGGTGGCACACTGATCGCCGATCGACTGCATAATGGAATCAATGCTTTGGCAAAAGTGCCTATGAATGAATTAGCAGCAGGTGCAGTAGGTACGGTTACAGGTTTACTGGTGGCGTTGTTGCTCTATCCTTGTTTAACATGGTTAGGGACAGCCGGAGAGGTGCTCCAAGTAGCGCTGACGGTTGTTAGTGCATATTCGGGTTATATGCTTGCACTAGCCAAAAAAGACGATCTAGCAGCCTTCTGGATGTCAGGACGATGGGGGCATCCTGAGGCCGATGAAGGACGACGGTTAGAGGAACACAAGATTTTGGATACGAGCGTAATTATTGATGGACGGATTGCAGATATTTGCAAAACCGGATTTATCGAAGGCACGATTGTCATCCCTGAATTTGTGTTGGAAGAATTACAACATATCGCCGATTCATCCGACCTGTTGAAACGAAATAGAGGACGGCGAGGACTAGATATTCTAAACAAAATTCAGAAAGAGCTCGACGTTAAAGTGCTTATTTATGAAGGTGACTTTGAAGAGATATCCGAGGTGGACAGTAAGCTGGTCAAGCTTGCTAAAGTACTTCAGGGCAAGGTTGTTACGAATGATTTTAACTTAAACAAGGTGTGCGAACTTCAGGGTGTATCTGTGCTGAACATCAACGATTTGGCGAATGCGGTTAAGCCAGTCGTGTTGCCAGGTGAAGAGATTATGGTGCAGATCATTAAGGACGGTAAGGAACATGGACAAGGCGTGGCATACCTGGATGATGGTACGATGATCGTTGTAGAAGGTGGACGCGAGTATATCGGCATGATGATGGAAGTGCTGGTGACCAGTGTACTGCAGACATCTGCGGGAAGAATGATTTTTGCGAAGCCGAAACTGTTGGAAAAAGCCCAATAA